The following nucleotide sequence is from Melioribacteraceae bacterium.
CTGTTGTAATGGCATCTCTTTTAATATTAGTTTTTGATATGGTTCTTGTAAAAATTACGATGTGGATATGGCCGACGCTAGGTTAATACGAATCGAAAATCTTACTAAAGGATTTAACGGAAATATTATTCTTGATGATATTTCATTATACGTTGATCGAGGTGAAAACTTTGTCGTCTTCGGACAAAGCGGAACCGGGAAAAGTGTTTTGTTGAAATGCATTATTGGATTATTAAAACCAGAAACCGGGAAGATTTTTATCAACGATAAGAATGTAATCGAGCTAAAAAAGAAAGAACTTAATAAGATTCGAAAAAATATTGGATTCTTATTTCAAGGGGCAGCACTTTATGATTCTATGACTGTACGTGAGAATTTAGAATTTCCGCTTAAGAAGAATTTTGATTTTACTCAAAAAGAAATTGATGAAAAAGTAAAAACTGCTCTCGATCATGTTTCGTTAGAAGAAGCAATTGATAAAATGCCATCGGAATTATCAGGCGGGATGAAAAAAAGAATTGGTCTAGCTCGTTCAATTATAACTGAACCCGAACTCATGTTATATGATGAGCCGACAACCGGACTTGATCCGATTACTTCTAAAGAAATAAGTGAACTAATATTAACTTTGCAAAAAAGATTAAACATGACCTCCATCGTTGTAACTCATGATTTAATTTGCGCTAATATAATTGCAGATCGTGCGATATTTTTACGTGATTCAAAAATATCATACGAAGGGACAATACCGGAACTAATTAATTCCGACGATAAATTTTTAAGAAACTTTTTTAGTACCGAAATAATTAATGAATAAAAGGGGTAGAAAATGTTAAAGCATCTTGAGGGCGCTAGGCTCGGTTTGTTTGTCTTTCTCGGAACGGTGCTAATTATCATTGCTATTTTATTTATCGGAAATAAAGATTCTTTATTTACGGAAACTATAACTATCCGTACCAATTTTAGTGAAGTAGAAGGACTTAAAACCGGAGCCCCCGTTAGATTAAGCGGTTATGATATTGGTAGCGTAAAAGATATATCACTCGCCCCGGAAAAAGCAGGCAGAGTTATCGTTACAATGAGAATCGAAGAGAGAGTTAGAAATTTTGTTAGACTTGATAGTCGTGCTTCAATAGCAACTGAAGGTCTGGTAGGAAAGAAGATTGTATCCATTTCCCCCGGTTCTCCTGATCTTGAAATAGTAGCTGATGGTGGATTTATCGAATCAATTGACCCTGTAAATATTTCGGAAATTATAACAGAGAGTCGTGGAGTTATAACCAGCCTCAGGGAAATGACCGCAAATTTTGCGGAACTAACTTCGAAAGTGAATACCGGACAAGGAACGGTTGGAAAGATTTTTAATGATGATGAACTTTATTATGCTGCTGTTGATTTAACTCAATCTGCCGATAAAAGTCTGGAAAATATTACAACAACATTGAATGAAATTACCGATTACATTGTTGAACTTGGAAAAGGTGTGAACGATGTAATGCATAATGTTGATTCAACAATAGTAAATATTAAAGAACTAACCGCAAAACTTAACCGTGGAGAAGGTGCGCTTGGCGCTCTTCTAGCCGATGAATCTGTTTATGATTCTGTTAAAACTGTCATTGCTAATCTTGTTCAAACGTCAGAGTTTGCAAGTTCCGGAGCTTCAAAATTTGCTGAGAATATGGAGGCGCTAAAACGAAACTGGTTATTCAAATCATACTTTGAAGAACGCGGTTACTGGGACCAAGTTGAATATCAAGCAGAAATTGACAATAAATTAAAAAAGCTGTTTCAAGAACAAAATAAACTTGATGAAAAAATCGAAGAGCTGAAAAAACTCCAAGAAGAATTAACTGAAATACAGAAAAATTGATACTCTCGGCGAGACTATTCAATGAATTGTCTCGCTTTTGCTATTTTAGTCGTTACTTCTACTTACCTACTTCCGACTAATACAATATCATCCTCACTACTAACTTTTTTCTTCTGAATTCTGCTTTAACAATCTCACAAAATTTTGTTATAATAGAATTTTAAACTTTACGACTTGCTCAAAAAATGACAAAATTCCAACCGAAATATTCTAAAGATAAAATTATTGTTAAAGGCGCTCGCCAACACAATTTAAAGAACATTGATCTTGAACTTCCGAGAAATAAATTAATTGTATTTACCGGTGTCAGCGGTTCGGGTAAATCATCTCTTGTTTTCGATACGATTTATGCAGAGGGACAGCGTCGATATGTAGAAAGCTTATCATCGTATGCACGGCAATTTTTAGAACGCATGAGCAAACCGGATGTTGATTTCATTTATGGAATAAGTCCGGCTGTAGCAATTGAACAAAAACAAGGCGCAAGAAATCCTCGTTCAACAGTTGCGACCAGCACAGAAGTTTACGATTATCTTCGATTACTTTTTGCAAGAATCGGGAAAACAATCTGCTTCAGTTGCGGGAAAGTTGTAACAAAAGACTCAACTACAACGGTTGTAAAATGGATTGAAGATCAACCCGAAGGCGGTAAATATTATCTGGTTTATCCTCCGCATCTTCACGAAGGAAGAAAAATAAAAGATGAAATTGAACTTCTTAAACGAAAAGGTTTCTTCAGAATATTTTATAAAGATAGAATTTATGATCTAAACGATGAAGAATTAAAAGCGAAATCAATGGAGAACTTATTTGTTGTGATTGACAGATTCAAATCCAGCAAAGAAGGTATTCGTTCAAAGTTATCCGATTCGATCGAAACAACATTTAAACAAGGTGAAGATCGATTAACAATTATAAATGCGGACACAAATGAGATAAAAAGTTTTACCAAATTTTACGAATGCTGTGGAATACGATACGAAGAACCCGAACCGAGATTCTTTTCATTCAATAATCCGTTTGGAGCTTGTCCCGTCTGCCAAGGATTTGGCCGTACTATGGATTACGATATGAATTTAATTGTACCTAATCCAAAACTTACATTAGCTGAAGGAGCAATTGCACCTTGGCGAAGTGTAAAATACAGCAAACATTTACGTGATCTTATTCGAGGTTCAAAAGAAAACGGTATACCAATTAATGTGCCTTTTGAAAAATTATCCGAAGAACAATTGAAAAAAGTTCACGGAGGTTTTAAAGAATTTATTGGCATCGACGGCTTCTTTGAAAAATTAGAAAAGAAAACTTACAAGATGCACATCAGAATATTACTGAGTAAATACAGAGGTTATAATACATGCAAAGCTTGTAAAGGATCGAGATTAAGGAGAGAAGCTCTGCAAGTTAAAATTGACGATCATTCATTAAGCGACATTATTAAAATGTCTATCGAACGTGCTTATAAATTTTTTGAGATTTTACAATTAACCGAGTATGAAGAACAAGTCGCTGATAGAATCCTAAAGGAAATAAGAAAACGTTTATCTTTTCTAAACAATGTCGGATTAGGTTATCTAACATTAGACAGACTCAGCAGCACACTTTCCGGTGGTGAAACTCAGAGAATTAATTTGGCTACATCTTTGGGTTCGGCATTGATCGGAACCTTGTATGTTCTGGATGAACCGACAATCGGTTTGCATCCGAGAGATAACACGAGGCTAATTAATATTTTGAAATCACTTCGCGATATCGGCAATACGGTTCTTGTCGTTGAACATGATTCAGAAATGATGGAAGAAGCTGATTTAATCGTTGACATGGGACCAAAAGCCGGAATTAAAGGTGGAGAGATAGTTGCTATAGGTACTCATGATGAACTGATGAACAATCCAAATTCGTTAACCGGTAATTATCTTTCTAAAAAGAAATCAATTCCTTTACCAAGTATTCGTAATTTGAATGAAACCCCGGTAATCAAAATAAGAGGCGCAAGAGAAAACAATCTAAAAAATGTTGATATAGACATTCCCCTAAAGAAATTTGTTGTGGTTACCGGTGTCAGCGGCTCCGGCAAAAGTACTTTGGTTCATGATATACTTTACGGCGGTATCGCAAAAATGCTTGGACAAAATCCACCCAAGATCGGTAAGTATGATTCTATTGAAGGAACAAAATTTATTGATGAAATTGAAATAGTTGATCAATCACCAATAGGTAAAACACCAAGATCAAATCCCATTAGTTATGTAAAAGGATTCGAACACATCAGAGAATTATTTGCAAACACACCTCAAGCTCGTGCACGTGGATATAAACCCGGTTATTTTTCATTTAATGTTCCCGGCGGAAGATGCGAAACTTGTTCCGGTGAAGGTTATGTGAAAATCGAAATGCAATTTCTCGCTGATTTGTATTTAGAGTGTGATGATTGCAAAGGTACACGCTATAAAAAAGAAACAAGAGAAGTAACTTATAAAGGTAAAAATATTGTCGATGTTCTTAATATGACAGTCACCGAAGCATTAGAGTTTTTCACTAACAACAATAAAATAGCTCAATATCTTCAAGTGTTGGAAGATGTCGGATTAGGATACATTAAACTCGGGCAACCTTCAAACACACTTTCCGGTGGTGAAGCACAAAGAATTAAACTCGCACTACATTTATCAGCTCAAAAGAAAAATAGACACACACTTTTCATTTTTGATGAACCTACGACCGGTTTACATTTTGATGACATTTCGAAACTTTTAAGCTGCTTCCAAATGTTAATTAAAAACCAGAACTCGGTTTTGATAATTGAACATAACTTAGATATAATAAAAAATGCGGATCATGTTATAGATCTTGGTCCCGATGCGGGAGATAAAGGAGGGAATGTCGTTGCATTTGGAACTCCCGAAGAAATAGTAAAAGTGAAAAACTCATTTACCGGACAATATCTAAAAAAAGTTTTGTAGAATAAATGGAGATAAATAATGGCTAATTATTGGTTAATTAAATCCGAACCTGATGTTTACTCAATTGATGATTTAGAAAAAGACAAAAAAACATATTGGGATGGTGTAAGAAATTATCAAGCGAGAAATTTTATGCGCGATGAAATGAAAAAAGGTGATCAAGTAATTTTTTATCACAGCAACACCGAACCACCCGCTGCGGTTGGAATTTGTGAAGTTGTAAAAGAAGGTTATCCCGATTTCACTGCCTTTGATCCCGATGATAAACACTACGATCCTAAAAGTAAAGAAGATAACCCGACGTGGATTATGGTCGATGTTAAATTTGTTAAGAAGTTTAACAAACCGGTTCCAATCCCAGATATGAAAGAAAATGCTAAATTGAAAAATATGAAACTAGTTCAACGCGGAAATCGTTTATCCGTTATGCCGCTTACAAAAACTGAGTTTGATGAAATTGTAAAGATGGGAAATTAAATAAGGTTTGCTTTGCGTCTCCGCGTCCTAGCGGTGAAATAGATTAACCGCAAAGTCGCTAAGGGGCAAAGATATATAATGAACATAAAAAGAATAAAACAACAAAAAGAAGCAGCCCATGCAAGCGGTCCCGTCATTTATTGGATGCAGCGCGATCAACGTGTTAAAGATAATTGGGCTTTGCAGTTTGCGATTGAAAAAGCGAAAGAATTAAATCAACTTGTAGTCGTTGCATTTTGTCTTGTCCCAACTTTTCTTGATGCTACAATTCGTCAATATGGATTTATGCTTTCCGGGTTGAAAGAAGTAGAAGAATCATTAATAAAATTAAACATTGCATTTTATTTATTAACCGGAGATCCCGGTGAAGAAATTCCAAAATTATCAAAACACTTAAATGCTTCTGCTGTAGTTTCCGATTTCAATCCACTTAGATTAATTCGTAAATGGAAAAAAGATGTAATTGAAAATATTGATATCCCCTTCTATACTGTTGATGCCCACAACATAGTTCCCGTTTGGGAAGCTTCGAACAAACAAGAATTCGGAGCTTATACAATTCGTCCAAAAATAAAGAAACAATTAGATGAATATCTAGATGAGTTTCCGACACTTGCAAAACAAAAATCACATAACCTAAAAAGTGAAAAGATCGATTGGGAAAAAGCTCACAAAACATTAAAGATAAATTTTGATGTAAAAGAAGTCGATTGGATACAACCGGGTGAAAGTAATGCGTTAAAAATGTTGAATTCATTTTTAAATGAGCGTTTTACAAACTTCAGCGAAAAAAGAAATGACCCGAATGAAAATGTCTTATCAAATCTTTCACCATATCTTCACTTCGGACAAATTTCAGCACAAAGAATTGTAAAGGAAACACTGCAAGTTAAAGGTGAGGAAATAAATAAAGAATCATTTCTTGAAGAGCTCATTGTAAGAAGAGAACTATCTGATAATTTTTGCTTTTATAACAAGAACTATGATTCGTTTGATGGATTCCCGGAATGGGCAAAGAAAACATTGAATGAGCATAGAAATGATAAAAGAGAATTCACATATAAATTAGAGCAATTTGAAAATGCTGAGACACATGACGAACTTTGGAATGCGGCACAAATTGAAATGGTAACTACCGGTAAAATGCATGGCTATATGCGAATGTATTGGGCTAAGAAAATTCTTGAGTGGACTGAAACACCCGAAGAAGCATTAGAGTTTTCGATTTATTTAAATGATAAATACGAACTTGACGGCAGAGACCCAAATGGTTATGTCGGATGTGCTTGGTCAATCGGTGGTGTACACGATAGAGCCTGGACTGAAAGACCTGTCTTCGGAAAGATCAGATTCATGAATTACAATGGCTGCAAGCGCAAGTTTGATGTGAAAAAGTATATAGAAAGATTTATCTAAATTTATTCTTCCTCCTAACAATGGGGCTAAAGCCCTTTTTCCATTCTTTGCTTTCATCCGTCCGCTAAAGCGGACGGCAATGAATGAAATATTTTGATCTTTCTTGCCGTTGGCTTCAGCCAACGGATTAATGTGTAACAAAAAAACATCTGGGCTTTAGCCCAATTAAAACTTTCCGGTAAGAAAGATTGTTGTGAAAAATAATATTGTAGGATTCATCAAATTTTTCCTTTGCGTCTCTGCGTCTTTGCGGTGAATCAATGAAAAACATCCGCTGAGACGCCAAGACGCAAAGTTCTCTATTCAACATAAACCGCAGTACCATAAACCAAAATTTCTGCTGCGTTTGCCATTAAGTAACTTGTTGAAAATCTGCAATCAACAATTGCATTAGCGCCGAGTGCTTTGGCTTCTTCGGTCATTCTATCAAGAGATTGATCTCTCGACTCAGCCAACAACTTTGTGTATTCTTGAATTTCGCCGCCGAATATATTTTTAAATAATGCTAAAATATCTTTACCTATATGTCTTGCACGAATCGTATTCCCTCTTACAATCCCGAATGTTTTTTTAATTTCTTTACCGGCAATTTGAGATGAACTTGTAATTATCATCTTTGTATCTCCTTATATTTATCAACTTTGTTGGTTGCGATTTTCTCTCTGATAAGCGAGAAGATTAGTATCGCAATTCCGATTACAAATACTATTATTGAAATTTTTAAAAACATCGGGATATCGGTTTCAGCTAATAAATTCTGAATTGCTTCAATGATTCCGTAAGCGGCGATGACTATCGCAGAAATGGAAATTAAAATCCATGCAATACCACGTTCAATCTTGTTGTAAATACTTAACCAGTAACCATCCCAAAATTCTTTGCCGGGATTTTTTAATGACATATTCATCAGCACCCCCTTAATTCTTTTTTGTTCTTCGAACTCATTTTTAATAGAAGAATTTTCATTAATCATTTTTTCAAACTCTTTTTTTTCGCCTGTTGAAAGTTCGCCTTCCAACGCCAGTTCCATCAAATAAATTTCTCGTTCATTCATAATCACTCTTTTATCTTTTCTGCTAATTTCTTTCTTGCATAATGTAGTTTTGACATTACCGAACCGATTGGTATCTCCAGCATTTCGGCAATTTCTTTATAGCTATAATTCTCAAATTCTTTTAGAATAATTATTTCTCTATCCGAATCACTCAAGCTATTCAACGCTGCTGTTATTTTTTGAGCATCTTCATCTCTTTCGATTTCAAATTGAATGCTCTCGCTTGATTCATATTCTATATTATCTATAAACGAGCTGACTTTTCTGTTCTTACTATCGCGGATAAAATTCAGACATAAATTTCTAAGAATCTTATAGTACCAAGTAAAAAAATTTCTTTCCGGATCATAACTCGAAAAACTTTTATAAGCTCTCAAGAATGCTTGCTGTGATAGTTCCATCGCATCATCATGATTAGCAACAATAGCAAGAGCCGAATAATATGCGCGTTTCATATTTGCCTTTGCAAGAGTAGTAAACAAGATTTTATCCGAAGTGTTTTTCAATTTTTTCCGAATTCCTAACAATGATACACTCAATCTAATTATTTATTCAAAATATTTTTATGGATTTTGAACTTCTCATAAATTATTATCATTTTAAGTAGAAAAGAAAGGAATGCCATGTTTAATCGTATAAGTTTACTGATCTCATTACTACTTTTTACAACATTATCATTTGCGCAACTAAGATATGTAGAAGCGTTTCCTAATTTAGAATTTGCCGCCCCGGTTGATATTCAACATGCCGGAGATAATTCAAACCGTTTATTTGTTCTTGAACAAGAGGGACGAATTCGTGTATTTCAAAATGATTCTTTGGTGAATTCCACCGAGGTATTTTTAGATATCAGAGATAAAGTTCTTTACGGCGGCGAGCAAGGATTACTTGGTTTAGCTTTCCATCCAAACTATAGCGAGAACGGATATTTTTATTTGGATTATACAAGAAGCAATCCAAGAAGGACAGTAATTTCAAGATTTCAAGTTTCAGCAAATAATCCTAATCAAGCTGATCCAAACAGTGAATTTGTTTTGTTGGAAGTTGAACAGCCTTACAGTAATCATAACGGTGGACAAATTGTAATTGGTCCGGATGGATATCTATATATCACGTTAGGTGACGGTGGAAGCGGTGGCGATCCGTTAAACAGCGGACAAGATAGAACAACATTGCTTGGAAATATTTTAAGAATTGACGTTGATAATCCGGCTAACGGTTTGAATTACGGAATACCCGATGACAATCCGTTTGTCGGGAATAACGAAGATTGGCGTGAAGAAATTTATGCTTACGGATTAAGAAATGTTTGGCGTTTCAGTTTTGATCCGATTACAAATAAACTTTGGGCTGCCGATGTTGGTCAAAATGCTTACGAAGAAATAAATATTATTGAAAGCGGAAAGAATTATGGTTGGAAAATCATGGAAGGTTTTCATTGTTATGATCCCTCGACAAATTGTGATCAAACCGGTTTAGAGTTACCGGTTTGGGAATATGCTCACAACGATCCTAACGGCGGACAATCAATTACCGGTGGATTTGTTTATAGAGGAAGCAAAGCAAATGAATTATTCGGTGGTTATGTTTATGGTGATTTCATAACCGGAAGAATCTGGGTTTATTTTGAAGGAGAGAATCCTACTAATATGCTGATATTCAATAATACCGGACTTGCAATCTCAACATTTGGAGTTGATCAAAATGATGAACTCTATTTTGCGTCTTTTACAAACGGTAGAATCTATAAATTTCTTGGTGAACCAACCGGCGTTCAAGAAGAAGGTAAATTGAATATCGATTACAAACTAAATCAGAATTACCCAAATCCATTTAATCCCGATACTATGATTTCATTTTATTTTTCCAAGCCGGAAAAGGTTAAGATAGAAATCTTTAATAATCTTGGAGAGAAAGTAGAAGAAGTTTTTAATGGAACTGCTGTAAAAGGAATGAATAGAATAAACTATACTTCGAAAAATTTAGCAAGCGGTGTATATTATTTTAAACTGACCTCAGACAATTTTTCCGATTCGAAGAAGATGGTGCTGATGAAATAAATTATCGTAGAGATTTGATCACGCCTGAGGCGGACAAGTTAATCAAATCTCTACAGATGATAAAAATTTGAAAATATTTTCCGCATGATAACGAGAGTTTTCAATAAACCATTTTCCGGTATCCATCCCTCCGCTCACAACTCCGGCTAGGAAAATTCCTTTAATATTAGTCTCAAATGTTTCGGGATTATAAATTGGTTCGCGCTTTTCGTTTAATTCAATTCCCAAAGATATAAGAAAATCAAAATCTGGATGATAGCCTGTCATAGCAAGTACAAAATCATTTTCAATTGTAAGTTTGCCTTTTGGAGTTTGTATATCAACTTCCATTTCTCTTATTTCAATTAGATGTGAATTGAAGTGAGCTATTATTGATCCTTCATTAATTCTGTTTTCAATATCAGGCTTAACCCAGTATTTAACACCCTCATCAATTTTGTCTTTTTTAATTACCATCGTAACTTCCGAACCGCGGCGATAAGTTTCCAATGCTACATCCACAGCAGAATTACCACCGCCAACAACCATAATTTTTTGATCAATGTATGGATGCGGGTCATCGTAATAATGTTTTACTTTAGGTAATTCTTCACCGGGAATATTTAAATAGTTTGCATAATCAAAAAATCCGGTTGATACAATTACATTTTTAGTTTCGTATTTATTATTATCTGTTGTAATAGTAAAATTATTTTTCTTTCCTTTAACTTCGGTAACTTTTTCATACAGATTAACATTGAGATTCCATGAACTTTTTACTCTGCGGTAATATTCAAGCGCTTCGGTTCTTGTTGGTTTTGGTCCGTGTGATATAAAAGGAACATCTCCAATTTCTAATCGTTCCGAAGTTGAGAAGAAAGTCATATTAGTAGGATAGTTAAAAATTGAATTTACCAAACATCCTTTCTCGATAACAAGGTAATTCAATTTCTTTTTCTCGGCTTCAATTCCGCATGCAAGTCCGATTGGACCGGCACCGATTATTATTGCATCGTATTTCATATAACTCGCATTTATGTGATGACAAGAATAAAAAAACCTCTTACAAGATAACTAATTGCAAGAGGCTTTAATAATCCACTCTAAATAACTATTATCTAATATCCAAAAATTCTTTGGACGGAATGATTGCTACTTTTAATATCTTTGTCCCTATACCCGGCATTTCCAAATGTGCTATATACATCCCACCGGCTACTATTTGATTACTTTCATTTCTTAAATCCCAATCCACATATTTTGTTTGATCATCTTTCTCCATTCTTCTTACTATCTGTCCCGATAACGTAAATATTCTTATCGTGGCTTTCGTCGGTAATCCGATAAACCGTACATAATTTTGATTCGTTATGTTATTTCCTGCAAAGAACGGGTTCGGGAATACACTTATCTCGTCTATCTTTTCCTTCCCGCTTTCGGTGTCATTAAAATTCGGGGCTTCTAATGTTATCTCAAATACATCTCCGTCACTTAGTGGACGGAACGTGGTTATACGTATGATCGTTCCAACTTTAGGTTGTTCTCCTTCGAATACTATATTCCCTACTCTATGCTGCGCACTGAAACTTCTTCCCGAGGTCTCAGGAAATACTTCCGGATATTCTCCATCCGGTTCGTAACAATAGAATCTCTCCCACATATTTGTCGTTTCATCTTTTGTCCATGCGGTATCTCTTAAGGTCTGATCAAATACTTTTATTATCAACCGCTTCGTCTCTTTGCCGTCTCTGCTTATCTGCCATATTTCAAAAGGTAATCTTCCTTTTCCTTTGGGATCATCGTTTCTAAAAAAGAATAACGGCGAATAGCCCGTTGTATAGTACTCGCTTCCTTCTTCGGTAAATCGTATCTCATATGTGTTATAACCGATGTTTTCTGCATAGTTTAGATGACTCTTTTTAGGAAATTGTACGCCCCCTATTCTGAACTTCCATCTGTTTGTTGAATTATAATTGTTCAATAATTTCGTTGGTGTGTCTAAATATCCTTCTTCGTTTCTGATCTCCAAGATTTCTTTTACAGCATGTGTGCGATTAGGATCTATCGCGTTAATTGAATCTTTTCCGAAATCATCAACAAGTAGAAGAAATCCATCATACACATGTTTCTCTTTTAGTTCTGTGTTTAATTTGTAGTTTGTTTTATCCAAAGTGTCATTTTTGGTTTCATTAATTAAATCATACGACAATCCGAAAGTAGCATCGTGAAATTCAACAATATAACTATCCTTTGTTATCGCCGATGGATCAACAATCTTTGTTAATACATTTGCGTCTGTAATTCCTTCAATTTGATTACTATGTATATTCTCATCATGCTTATATATTGAGCTGAAATCAATCTTATGTTTACCGGGAACAATTTTAATTACATCAATCGGACTTATCTTAAACTTTGGAGAACTGAATTGAGAATATGCATAGGCTCTAATTCCGAAATAATATTCTTGTCCGTTTAATAAAGGTTTTCCGGTGAATTCATCTTTATCAATCGAATAAAATCTTGTAATACCTCTATCATTTCCAAAGATAACCGGGACCGTGACACTAACACCGTTTACAATAATATTATCTTCTATAACAGTTACACCATTAGTTTTATCAATAATAGAAACAATTTCAGGATCATTGCCCAATGAGTCAGCATATTGCTCAATTAGGTAGCCTTCAAAAGTATATGTTGTATCCGATAGATTTTGATTTTTCAAAAATGGATCGAACTCATCATAGTTTTCTGCGTTACTTTCCCACCAAAGAGTAAATTTATTGTTTTCAGTGAACTGATAGATCTGCGGTTTTGAAGGATCCGGTATTATAAAAAAATTATTATAATAAGCATTTCTAACTGAATTAACCTTTTCACGTAATTTAATTATCGAATCAATATTGTCTTCCCCTTGTGCAACAACATTTGCGACAACCACTGTTTGAGTATCAAACGGTGCGAAATCGAACGGTCTTAATGCAA
It contains:
- a CDS encoding PQQ-dependent sugar dehydrogenase is translated as MFNRISLLISLLLFTTLSFAQLRYVEAFPNLEFAAPVDIQHAGDNSNRLFVLEQEGRIRVFQNDSLVNSTEVFLDIRDKVLYGGEQGLLGLAFHPNYSENGYFYLDYTRSNPRRTVISRFQVSANNPNQADPNSEFVLLEVEQPYSNHNGGQIVIGPDGYLYITLGDGGSGGDPLNSGQDRTTLLGNILRIDVDNPANGLNYGIPDDNPFVGNNEDWREEIYAYGLRNVWRFSFDPITNKLWAADVGQNAYEEINIIESGKNYGWKIMEGFHCYDPSTNCDQTGLELPVWEYAHNDPNGGQSITGGFVYRGSKANELFGGYVYGDFITGRIWVYFEGENPTNMLIFNNTGLAISTFGVDQNDELYFASFTNGRIYKFLGEPTGVQEEGKLNIDYKLNQNYPNPFNPDTMISFYFSKPEKVKIEIFNNLGEKVEEVFNGTAVKGMNRINYTSKNLASGVYYFKLTSDNFSDSKKMVLMK
- a CDS encoding YpdA family putative bacillithiol disulfide reductase; the encoded protein is MKYDAIIIGAGPIGLACGIEAEKKKLNYLVIEKGCLVNSIFNYPTNMTFFSTSERLEIGDVPFISHGPKPTRTEALEYYRRVKSSWNLNVNLYEKVTEVKGKKNNFTITTDNNKYETKNVIVSTGFFDYANYLNIPGEELPKVKHYYDDPHPYIDQKIMVVGGGNSAVDVALETYRRGSEVTMVIKKDKIDEGVKYWVKPDIENRINEGSIIAHFNSHLIEIREMEVDIQTPKGKLTIENDFVLAMTGYHPDFDFLISLGIELNEKREPIYNPETFETNIKGIFLAGVVSGGMDTGKWFIENSRYHAENIFKFLSSVEI
- a CDS encoding T9SS type A sorting domain-containing protein is translated as MKQSIPQYESSVKSLSINQMKLILSNTEIGAESLDDVGFGAIKWPGGSKAFKPLVWFDGLQLVGEVNGQTEVLIRASGGLYHRVQPGKMFDDGTPTNPENPRNKTYKIQRGWETLPFGDLRDDLESDFNQWPVEDGASWIDIDGDGFFSRGVDQPDYIGDEHVFFVANDADSSLKSGVLTGNIYSLPFGIEFQVSAFAFQGTGVLGDVVFRKIKMINKSGKTIKDFITSWYSFLSIGGMPDDGVGIDTVRNFVYGYNRDRFDDEYENFPPAFGYVFLENPIIESSNTDSAFFNGRWNKGYKNIELMSFNFFRGYEPVIPLNDPYYEDKLIAPYNVESFLNTINGKTHNGRPLIDPNTGRETVFPLAGDPVEETGWYDLLEGWGGDTVHISNSFKQFQIALRPFDFAPFDTQTVVVANVVAQGEDNIDSIIKLREKVNSVRNAYYNNFFIIPDPSKPQIYQFTENNKFTLWWESNAENYDEFDPFLKNQNLSDTTYTFEGYLIEQYADSLGNDPEIVSIIDKTNGVTVIEDNIIVNGVSVTVPVIFGNDRGITRFYSIDKDEFTGKPLLNGQEYYFGIRAYAYSQFSSPKFKISPIDVIKIVPGKHKIDFSSIYKHDENIHSNQIEGITDANVLTKIVDPSAITKDSYIVEFHDATFGLSYDLINETKNDTLDKTNYKLNTELKEKHVYDGFLLLVDDFGKDSINAIDPNRTHAVKEILEIRNEEGYLDTPTKLLNNYNSTNRWKFRIGGVQFPKKSHLNYAENIGYNTYEIRFTEEGSEYYTTGYSPLFFFRNDDPKGKGRLPFEIWQISRDGKETKRLIIKVFDQTLRDTAWTKDETTNMWERFYCYEPDGEYPEVFPETSGRSFSAQHRVGNIVFEGEQPKVGTIIRITTFRPLSDGDVFEITLEAPNFNDTESGKEKIDEISVFPNPFFAGNNITNQNYVRFIGLPTKATIRIFTLSGQIVRRMEKDDQTKYVDWDLRNESNQIVAGGMYIAHLEMPGIGTKILKVAIIPSKEFLDIR